The genomic segment ACCGCTCCCCAGCAGGGTCTCCATGTGCGGCAAATCATGGATGAGGGCAAAGTACTACTGGTGAACCTGGCCAAAGGGCAAATCGGTGAGGACAGCTCGTACACCTGGGCGGATTGCTCGTCACTACGCTCGAGCTTGCTGCGTTTAGCCGCGCCGACCTACCCGAGTATGAACGGCGTCCGTTCTTTGTCTACGTCGACGAGTCTCAACACTTTACGACGCTCGCCATCGCGAATATGTTCTCAGAGCTTCGCAAGTATCGGGTCGGCTTTACAGTCGCCCACCAATACCTCCATCAGCTTGAACCAGAGGTGCGTCACGCCGTTCTCGGAAACGCCGGTACGATCATATTCTTTAGGGTTGATTCAGACGGTGCGACATACCTGGCGCGGAAAGTTCAAGGCCGATTTGATGAAGCCGATCTGTTTGCAGCTGTCCAACTATCGTCTACTTAAAGCTGATGATTGATGGTACTCTTCTGATTGATGGTACTCTTCGGATTGATGGTACTCCTTCACTTCCCTTCAGTGCGACCACGCTTGAGCCCTGTACTTTTCGCGTTAGTGAGAGAAGCTGTTATCCTTGGAAGCCATCGCGGAAACGTCAATTGCATCGCGCCGAGCCTATTCATCAAGGAGGGCCTTCCGGCTTCAATGCGGTCGGGCACTCCATCTCTCTACAGCGAAGGGCAGGGGTGCACGAAGGACTTCGCTGCTGCACTTCGTTGATATCACGCGGCGGCCGATCAGAAGTTTGCACCTGCCGAGTTCGCGCTCGGCGATGTCTATTATCAGGGACGCGGCGTACCCGTCGATTTCGCCCGGGCTGCGATCTGGTATGGCAAGGCCGCCGCGCAGGATCACGTGAGGGCGCAGATTGGGCTCGCATTCATGACGCTGAAGGGTGGGGGCTTGCCCGAGAGCCCGACTGAGGCTGCTCGCCTATTCCAGAGTGCCGCCACGCATGATGATCCGACCGCACTCTACAACATCGGCCTGTTACGGCTCAGCGGCAAGGGCGTCGCCAAAGACCTCGATCGCGCCGAGACCGCGCTGCGCAAGGCGGTGCGGAAGGATTATCTTCCGGTAATTCAGGCACTCGCGATTTCTATTCGAGCGGAGCCGATGCCGAGCTCGATTTGCGGGAGGCGGCGATTTGGTATGAGAAGGCGGCCGAGCGGGGCGATGTGCAGGCGCAATTCTTCGTAGGGCGGTTCTATGCGACTGGTGTCGGTGCATCGCCCAACATTCGTCATGCCGCGAAGTGGTTCGAGCGCGCGGCCGAAAATGGCCATGCCACTGCGGCGTTCAATGGTGCAATCTTCTATCTAAACGGCTCCGGCGTTCAGCGCAACTTGGAGGCCGCGATAAAATGGTTTCGAACGTGCCTCCGATGGCGGCGTCAGCGCCGCACAGGTGCAACTCGGAAAGCCCTATTCGACCGGTGCTGGCGTTCCCAAAGATCAGGAAATGCGTCGGAATGGTTGAGCAGGCCGCCAGTAGCGGAGATCCTGACGCCAAGACCGCCTATGCGGTCTTCCTGGTTCATCAGGATGCGTCTGCTGATAACGTTGCACACGCGCACTCTTTGTTGGGAGAGGCCGCGGAGGCTGGTCATCCTCCGGCGACGTTTCAACTGGGCGCGCTGAAGATGGGTAAGTTCGGAGGGGCCGCCGATATATTAGGCGCAATCTATGGCTCACACGGGCGGGGAAGCCGGTTATGTCCAGGCGCAGTACATGCTTGGACTTCTCCATCTGGACCAGAAGAGCGGCGTGGGGAATGCTCAGGCAGCATCATCGTGGATGACCAAGGCCGCGCGCGCGGGGCATGCAGCCGCACAGTTCCAGCTCGCCGTTATGTACTGCACGGGGTATGGAGTGCGCCTGGATCTTGCAGAGGGTGTGAACTGGTATGAGGCCGCTGCAGAGCAGGGGCATACTGTTGCGCAGTACAACCTCGCCGTCATGCTCGGGAGGGGACAGGGGCGCGAGGCTGACGTGACGAAGGCGACGGAATGGTTTCAGAGAGCCGCCGAGCGAGGCGTGGCGGAAGCGCAGGTTGCTCTGGGCGACGCGTTGATGTCAGGCCGAGGCACCGCACGAGATCGGGACGCAGCGATCAATTCGTATCAATACGCGGCGCGGCAACGCAATGAAGGCGCCGTGCGGCGCCTCCAGTCGATCGGCGCGACGCGCGAGGAGACTTTCACACTGGAAACATAGGCTTTACGCTAGCCTCAGGCGAGGCACAGCGCCGCTGCCAGCCTGCAATCCAGGTCAGCACTGGGCGCCACAAAACTAAACAGTCGGCCGTGAAGAACCGCCCAACCCATTGAGCGGGAGTCAATTTTGGAGCGGAGCAAGGTTTGATTGCTAGCTTTTGGGGTCTGAAGGCCGGGAAGCTTGCAATTTCATTTTCAAGATTGAAGGAGGCCGCTGGCGCGCATTGAATTTCGCCTCCTGTTCTCAATTGGGGTCGATGTATTAGTTGGCGGAGCTCGTGCCGACGATCTGCAAATGAGCGGGAACATCGAATTCCATCTCGCGCGACACCTCGACGATGGTTTCTGGATGATGTCCATTCTTGGACAACGCGTACTTAAACGCTCGGGTGCGGTTCAGGAAGAGACCGCGAAAAACAGCCGTTCTGTTCGCGCGCAACCCAAATCCCACGGCGATTCCTGCGACTGCCCAGGCGAGGCGCAGCACCGCCAGTGCTGAAAACCGTAGGCGACCGCATCCGCGACGCTTCCAAATTGATGGTTGGCAGCTTAAGGTCTCTGACGTTTGTTCCCAATCACAACGCCGAGCAATTGCATTCTCGCTTGGGTGTCAGCTACACGGGCTCGCGACGCTCGTGTAAACGCCAGCAAGGAATGTACAGACGTCCGCTATCTAACAAAGGTGATCTGCAGTGTCTGATTTCTGCCAGTGTTGGTTTTCGATCAGACAAAACCTGTGCAGCAGAACAGGAAGACGGAAGTTGCTTGGCCATACTTCGTCTCGGCAGCAACAAGATGCCTGGCATCGACTTTGCATAGAGCGATTCG from the Bradyrhizobium sp. WBAH42 genome contains:
- a CDS encoding tetratricopeptide repeat protein, with product MTLKGGGLPESPTEAARLFQSAATHDDPTALYNIGLLRLSGKGVAKDLDRAETALRKAVRKDYLPVIQALAISIRAEPMPSSICGRRRFGMRRRPSGAMCRRNSS
- a CDS encoding tetratricopeptide repeat protein, producing MREAAIWYEKAAERGDVQAQFFVGRFYATGVGASPNIRHAAKWFERAAENGHATAAFNGAIFYLNGSGVQRNLEAAIKWFRTCLRWRRQRRTGATRKALFDRCWRSQRSGNASEWLSRPPVAEILTPRPPMRSSWFIRMRLLITLHTRTLCWERPRRLVILRRRFNWAR
- a CDS encoding tetratricopeptide repeat protein — encoded protein: MAHTGGEAGYVQAQYMLGLLHLDQKSGVGNAQAASSWMTKAARAGHAAAQFQLAVMYCTGYGVRLDLAEGVNWYEAAAEQGHTVAQYNLAVMLGRGQGREADVTKATEWFQRAAERGVAEAQVALGDALMSGRGTARDRDAAINSYQYAARQRNEGAVRRLQSIGATREETFTLET